The genome window TCAAGTACAGAGCCCTTTATGGTAACATTACCGTCGAATTCAATATTACCTCTTTCAAAATCCACATCACCATCAACCAGATAATGTCTGTAAACACTCAGAACTTTTCCGTTAAGTGAAATCTGCCCGTCACATTCGGCAATAAATTCTCTTTCATCCTTGGAGACTGTGACATTTTCACCAGGAAAAAGAATCGGAACCCGCCCATCAGTTGCCTTCAATACCTTTCCTGATATGTCAAAACCATCCTGGCCTTTGGAAGGCAAACCTATCCTGACCAGCACACCATCTTTCTTTATTACAGGTATTTCCGCTTTCCTGCGGTAATCAACCCTTCCATTAGGCAGGATCCTGAAATTAAAGGCTGTATCTGCATTAGGAAAAAGATACTCTATCTGGGCATCCTGTCCATTGACAGGTTCCTTCCCTTCAGCAATTACCATATCCAGCAGCTCAGTTTTGGTATTCTGAACCTGTTCAACATATTCTTTAATGGCAGTATGTTTAACCCCTCTGGTTACTCCCTTGCTTTCCAGTTCATTCAGGATTTCCTCAAATGTAACAAATTTCCCATCTCCCCTTGCCGGATATAAATCAATAGTAGCCCGCATGTTATCAGGAGAGGTTTTAATAAGAAAGTAACCGTCTTTGTCACTTGGAATAACATATGGGACAGAATTGAGGAGAACAACTTTTCCCTTGATTTTTGAAGTAAATATGAGTTTGTCTCCGTTGATTCCAACATCGATGTTGGACTTGGTCATGTAAGTATCACTGCAAAAAAGTGAAATCACCCTGGAATCTGATCCACTTTTTCCTGAAGGAATAGTTAAATGGCCAATAAGTGTTCCAGGAGCGATGTCCGGCAGGTATTGAATAGTATCCAGACCGACTTCAGATATATCGGTATTATTCCTCTGGCTGAAAACAATTGTCTCTTCAATCTCTATTCCATGTTCTGTTTTCTTATCAAATGACAATGGTTTCTTGAATTCAAGGTTCTTATCACCAACATAACCTTTCATTTTAAGATCATCGCCGGTAATACCATCTACCAGCTCCTGAACTTCAATCATGGAGAGTTGTTTTTCAACCATTTCCAGAAATGATTCAAGCTCATCATCTTCATTGTAAGCAGGATTATTAAGGATATCTGACATAAACCTGTTTGTTATTCCGGGTTATTGTTTGCAAAAGTTTTTACTGCTGATTTCACAGTATCAAATCTGTCAAAATGACTGCCGTTCATTTACATTTTCATATCATTATTCAATTCATTCATCATTTCATCTACTTTGAGAAGATTCCATGCCTGCATCAGGCAGAATGTCGCAACCGATATAAAACCCCTCTGCTCATCAGACAGCTTCAATTCTTTTATTTTCCGGCCATTTTCAATGAGAATTGTTCCAAGAACAAGATTGTTTTTCACCAGTGGAATACAGATACCCGAATTATTAACGATTTCAGTTTTTTGTCCTTCATATTCTTTAAGGAAAGGCAGAAGCTTTTCTGAAGGCTCTACAGATTTATCCGAAATCATCCTGTTGAGAAACGGGACATGAATAAAAACAGGAGATAATGAAAATTGTTCAGAAATCGCAGTACAAACAACCTTCAGGATTTCTGTGATATCAGCATCCTCAATAAGCATCTGCAGAATCCTGTTTTTCTGCTGCAGTTGTTTTGTCCTCTCCCTTACACAATCTTCAAGCTTGTTGTTCATTCTGCTGAGTTGAAGATTCTTTTCCTCTAATTGTGATATAAACTCTTTCCTCTCTTTTCTATGCTCATAAATTTCAACAGCATTCTTTATTGCCAATACCAGTTCTTCCTTGTGCCACGGCTTGGTAATATATCTCCAGACATGGTTTTCATTGACTGCTTTCATGATTTTGTCAATATCTGAATGAGCAGATAATACCATATACACTGCATCAGGGCATACCTTTTGTGCTCTTGTTAAAAACTCGAAGCCATCCATTTTCGGCATGCACATATCGGTTATTATAACAGAAATATGGTTCTGCTCAAGCTTTGAAAGCGCATCCTCACCATTGGTTGAAGTTAAAATTTGATATGGCTCATTTTTGATTGAGCACTTTATTGAATCCAGTACCATCTGTTCATCATCAATACACATTATTGTATGTGTCATTTTTCCTCCATAGAGATTTAAGTCTTTTTTGAGCAATACCGATTAAATCCAAGCCGTTTGTTTTCGACCGGAATCAGTACAGGTACCTTATTACCCCGTATACATAAGTAGATCCTGCCCAAATTTCAGTATGAAGCCCTGAGCACAATTTTTCGACACATATTCCGGCTCCATCCCATATCGGGACAAATCAGAAAGAGTTTGAAATGCAAACCCTGTATTAAACAGGAAACTCAAGTTCAATAATTATTATTGAACCTTAACTGAGATAATTGTGCTAACATTTTGAATGAAAACTTACTTATACAACATAATGATATATCTATCTTAACAACTTGGCTATATTAAAAATTTGAATATAAGGGAAATTCAACCGGTTCTTTTGCCCCCGAGGTCTCCAAAATCTTACTTTTTATCAATACAACCCGTAATATTCAAATGAATAAGCACAGAAATACAAAATTCCAGGAACTCAAACGCCCTCCTGTCCGCTACACAGAGGGCCTGCCGATCCTGGAGCGAAAAGATGAAATTCTTTCTGCAATAATTAAGAACCAGGTGATTATAGTAGCCGGTGAAACCGGTTCCGGTAAAACAACTCAACTTCCGGT of Fibrobacter sp. contains these proteins:
- a CDS encoding DUF342 domain-containing protein, giving the protein MSDILNNPAYNEDDELESFLEMVEKQLSMIEVQELVDGITGDDLKMKGYVGDKNLEFKKPLSFDKKTEHGIEIEETIVFSQRNNTDISEVGLDTIQYLPDIAPGTLIGHLTIPSGKSGSDSRVISLFCSDTYMTKSNIDVGINGDKLIFTSKIKGKVVLLNSVPYVIPSDKDGYFLIKTSPDNMRATIDLYPARGDGKFVTFEEILNELESKGVTRGVKHTAIKEYVEQVQNTKTELLDMVIAEGKEPVNGQDAQIEYLFPNADTAFNFRILPNGRVDYRRKAEIPVIKKDGVLVRIGLPSKGQDGFDISGKVLKATDGRVPILFPGENVTVSKDEREFIAECDGQISLNGKVLSVYRHYLVDGDVDFERGNIEFDGNVTIKGSVLEGATVKASGSVIILKNVESANVYAGCDVKVSGGIFNRNRDSIVVCGRNLEVYHLQNAKLEVQGDIHVGSSCIHSTVYCNGKMYVQNQKGVIIGGVINVLGGVDAKNIGTEMGVRTEVIAGNDYLVQKTISEFRNTLDIYKGNLEKIDRVLLPLMRLIKNKLAMSLEKKNRLAIVLEKRKKVLKNKEMMEWKLQDIEGRITADTKASIKAREVLSPDVVIRIKDRSKKIHTPCHNVTVYYDKGKKELEIGPY
- a CDS encoding response regulator, which gives rise to MTHTIMCIDDEQMVLDSIKCSIKNEPYQILTSTNGEDALSKLEQNHISVIITDMCMPKMDGFEFLTRAQKVCPDAVYMVLSAHSDIDKIMKAVNENHVWRYITKPWHKEELVLAIKNAVEIYEHRKERKEFISQLEEKNLQLSRMNNKLEDCVRERTKQLQQKNRILQMLIEDADITEILKVVCTAISEQFSLSPVFIHVPFLNRMISDKSVEPSEKLLPFLKEYEGQKTEIVNNSGICIPLVKNNLVLGTILIENGRKIKELKLSDEQRGFISVATFCLMQAWNLLKVDEMMNELNNDMKM